From Candidatus Babeliales bacterium, one genomic window encodes:
- a CDS encoding ribonucleotide-diphosphate reductase subunit beta gives MIQKGVINNSTVNPNKILPMTYLWARQHYKDGVANNWTPEEISMQRDVEQWKSDTVLSATERRMILWNLGFFSTAESLTANNLVLAVYQHVTNPECRQYILRQAYEEAVHTDTFIYCCDSLGLDPEEIYTMYESIESIKEKDDFVVQLTKSLFDPTFKTDSPANIQKFLHDLIGYYVIMEGIFFYAGFAMMLALKRQDKMVGIGEQFEYIMRDESLHLAFGCDLINTIKVENPEIWTEQFQQELVDLIKHAVTLEKAYAIDACPQGLLGINAEQFCNYVEHIADRRLERIDLPKVYGRENPFPWMSQATDLSKEKNFFETRVTEYQTAGSLDWE, from the coding sequence ATGATTCAAAAGGGTGTTATTAATAATTCAACGGTAAATCCAAATAAGATTTTACCGATGACCTATTTGTGGGCGCGTCAGCATTACAAAGATGGAGTTGCGAATAACTGGACTCCTGAAGAAATTTCGATGCAACGAGATGTTGAACAATGGAAGTCTGATACCGTATTAAGTGCAACAGAACGACGTATGATTTTGTGGAATTTAGGATTTTTTTCCACAGCAGAATCATTGACAGCAAATAATTTGGTACTTGCAGTATACCAGCATGTGACCAATCCTGAATGTCGCCAATATATTTTGCGTCAAGCATATGAAGAGGCGGTACATACAGACACATTTATTTACTGTTGCGATTCATTGGGGCTTGATCCTGAAGAGATTTATACTATGTATGAATCTATTGAATCTATTAAAGAAAAAGATGATTTTGTGGTCCAATTAACGAAATCACTTTTTGATCCTACTTTTAAAACTGATTCGCCAGCGAACATTCAAAAGTTTCTGCATGATCTGATTGGATATTATGTGATCATGGAAGGGATTTTCTTCTATGCTGGATTTGCCATGATGCTTGCATTAAAGCGGCAGGATAAAATGGTGGGCATTGGCGAGCAGTTTGAATATATTATGCGTGATGAGAGCTTGCATCTTGCATTTGGTTGCGATTTGATTAACACGATTAAAGTTGAAAACCCTGAAATTTGGACGGAACAATTCCAACAGGAACTTGTTGATCTTATTAAACATGCAGTAACTTTAGAAAAAGCCTATGCAATTGATGCGTGCCCGCAGGGTTTATTAGGAATTAATGCAGAACAGTTTTGCAATTATGTAGAACATATTGCAGATAGACGTCTTGAGCGCATTGATTTACCAAAGGTATATGGCAGAGAAAATCCATTCCCGTGGATGTCACAAGCAACAGATTTGAGCAAAGAGAAAAATTTCTTTGAAACTCGAGTGACAGAGTATCAGACAGCTGGTTCGCTTGATTGGGAATAG
- a CDS encoding thioredoxin domain-containing protein → MKSFIAVIGLASFLSLASPIFAQVQEVTSKAQYDTIVANNKGKLVVVDFYAPWCGPCKGFTKVFNALSDTYPAVVFVKVNIDNVPDLAAQYSVSSIPTFNFVKNNAVVCTISGADKKQVEETIKKHQ, encoded by the coding sequence ATGAAATCGTTCATAGCCGTAATTGGATTAGCCTCGTTTTTAAGCTTAGCTTCACCTATTTTTGCCCAAGTTCAAGAAGTAACCTCTAAGGCACAATACGATACCATCGTAGCCAACAACAAGGGTAAATTGGTAGTTGTAGACTTTTACGCCCCTTGGTGCGGACCATGCAAAGGTTTTACCAAGGTATTCAATGCATTAAGCGATACCTATCCTGCGGTGGTGTTTGTCAAAGTTAACATTGATAACGTACCTGACCTAGCAGCTCAATATTCAGTCAGCTCAATACCTACCTTTAATTTTGTTAAAAATAATGCCGTGGTTTGTACCATTTCAGGCGCAGATAAAAAACAGGTAGAAGAAACTATAAAAAAACATCAGTAA
- a CDS encoding ABC transporter ATP-binding protein, translating to MAFLKTENICKQVIIDKSVIPILRNISFSIEPGEFITLAGPSGSGKSTLINILGCLDMPSSGTYSIDQTDVSRMNPNQLAAIRNKTIGFIFQQFNLLPDLTAVDNVALPQLYAGFSEPSARINALAQLEAVGLKDLAYRFPYQLSGGQQQRVAIARALINNPAIILADEPTGNLDSKAGLQVMKLLTDLNNNNNCTIVMVTHNATLTKHANRIITLLDGTITDDTKTG from the coding sequence ATGGCATTTCTTAAAACAGAAAATATCTGCAAACAAGTAATAATAGATAAAAGTGTTATACCAATCTTGCGCAACATCTCGTTTTCCATCGAACCAGGAGAATTTATAACGCTTGCAGGGCCTTCCGGATCCGGCAAATCAACCCTCATTAATATTCTAGGCTGCCTAGATATGCCTTCAAGTGGGACTTATTCCATTGATCAAACAGATGTATCTCGCATGAATCCAAATCAACTTGCTGCTATACGAAACAAAACAATCGGCTTTATTTTTCAACAATTTAATTTGTTGCCCGACTTAACTGCAGTAGATAATGTAGCTCTCCCTCAATTATACGCAGGATTTTCAGAACCCTCTGCACGTATAAATGCTCTTGCCCAACTTGAAGCCGTTGGGCTTAAAGATCTTGCATATCGCTTTCCTTATCAACTTTCTGGTGGGCAGCAACAGCGGGTTGCTATTGCGCGAGCCCTTATCAATAATCCTGCTATTATTCTTGCGGATGAACCGACCGGTAATCTTGATTCAAAGGCTGGCCTACAAGTTATGAAATTATTGACCGATCTTAATAATAACAATAATTGCACCATTGTTATGGTAACTCATAATGCAACACTAACCAAGCATGCAAATCGCATTATAACATTGCTCGATGGAACAATAACCGATGATACAAAAACAGGTTGA